The genomic interval TCGACCAGATCCAGCCTGTCGCGCGAATTGTTGAAGACGTAGAGCGCCCCGCCGCAGCCGGGAAGCAGGCGGCGGCTGACAGATTTGAGGACGTTGGCAGCGTCCTGGTTGGTATCCGCGCTTTGCAACGTGTCCGTCAGCGCGAAGAGTTGCTCTATCTGCCATTGCGACCGCGCGGAATCGTTGAGAAGCCGCCGGTGGTGGACCATCTGGGCACGGCGCAGATAGTCGACCACGAAGTTGATCACGATCCCCGCGACGAGAACGACCAGCGTGGCGACGAGCGAGGTCAGCCGCGAGAGACCTTCGAAATAGAAAGCCGACGCGACACCTGCGAGCGCGCAGACCTGCAATCCGTAGATCGCAAACCGCGTCAGGTGAAAGACGCGCCGCTCGCGACCGAGCGTGGTTTCGCTGCGCGCATCGAGCTGTGCTGCTATCTCCATTCCCGCCGTTCCTGCCCCCGCAGCGCCGATTCAGGCTGCCTCCGTCGTCAGGCTAGGACATGTTCGTAAACAGTTCGGTAACGCGAGGGCGCGCAGTGGCGCCGGTTCAGTCGGCGCGGCCTATCGGTTCTGTCGGCCCTCTATCAACCGGTCGACGAGCGAGGGGTCGGCCAGGGTGGAGGTGTCGCCCAGCGATCCGTAATCGTCCTCGGCGATCTTGCGCAGGATGCGTCGCATGATCTTCCCGCTCCGGGTCTTGGGCAGGCCGTCGGCGAAATGGATGCGATCGGGCGTGGCGATGGGGCCGATTTCCTTGCGCACCCACTGGCGCAGTTGAACGGCGAGATCGTCCGACCCGTCCTCCCCCGCATTGAGCGTGACGTAGCAATAGATGCCCTGACCCTTGATATCGTGCGGGTAGCCGACCACCGCCGCCTCCGCCACCTTGGGATGAAGGACAAGCGCGCTCTCCACTTCGGCGGTGCCCATCCTGTGGCCCGACACGTTTATGACATCGTCAACCCGGCCCGTGATCCAGTAATAGCCGTCATCGTCTCGCCGGCAGCCGTCGCCGGTGAAATACTTGCCGGGATAGGTGCTGAAATAGGCCTGTTCGAACCGCTCGTGATCGCCGTAGACGGTGCGCGCCTGACCGGGCCAGCTGGCGGTGATGCACAAATTGCCCTCTGCCGCGCCCTCCAGCGGTTTTCCATCATTGTCGACGAGTTGCGGCGCGACGCTGAAGAACGGCCTGCCCGCGCTGCCCGGTTTCATGTCATGGGCGTAGGGCAGGGTGGTAATCATGTGGCCGCCCGTTTCGGTCTGCCACCAGGTGTCGACGACCGGGCAGCGCCCCCCGCCCACGACATCGTGATACCAGCGCCATGCCTCCGGGTTGATCGGCTCTCCCACCGTGCCGAGCAGGCGGAGCGAGGACAGGTCGCGGCTGGTGACGAACCCGTCGCCTTCGCGCATCAGCGCGCGGATGGCGGTGGGGGCGGTGTAGAAGACGTTGACGCCGTGCCTGTCCACCACGTCCCAGAAGCGGCCGTGATCGGGATAGTTCGGCACCCCCTCGAACACGACGCTCGTTCCCGCATTCAGCAGCGGGCCGTAGGTGACGTAGGTGTGACCGGTGACCCAGCCGATATCGGCGCTGCACCAGAACACCTCGCCGGGCCGGTAATCGAAGGTGTAGTAAAAGGTCGTCGCGGCCCACAGGGCGTATCCGCCGGTCGTGTGCAGCACGCCCTTCGGCTTGCCGGTAGAGCCGGAGGTATAGAGAATGAAAAGCGGATCTTCGGCATCCATGACCTCGCACGCCACGGCCTCTTCGGATCGCACGTCGTGATACCAGCTGTCGCGGCCATCGGTCATCGAGACATCCCCGCCGGTATGCCGGACGACGAGCACGCCCTCGACCCGCGGCCCGTCCAGGTCCAGTGCGGCATCGACGTTCGCCTTGAGAGGGATGGCCTTGCCGCCCCGCAGGCCTTCGTCGGCGGTCACGACGAACCGGCTCTCGCAGGCCTCGATCCGGTTGGCGAGACTTTCGGGCGAGAAGCCGCCGAACACGACCGAATGGATGGCGCCGATCCGCGCGCAGGCAAGCATGGCGAGCACCCCCTCGATCACCATCGGCATGTAGATCGTCACCCGCTCCCCCCGGGTGACACCGATCGCCTTGAGCGCGTTCGCCATCTGCACGACCTCGCGATGCAGGTCGGCGTAGGTCAGGGTCCGGCCCGGCAATTGCGGATCGTCGGCTTCGAAGATGAGCGCCGGCCTGTCGGCATGATCGGGCAGATGGCGGTCGACGCAATTGTGGCACAGGTTGAGCGTGCCGTCGGAAAACCACGCGATCTCAACCGGATCGAACGACCATTCGCCAGCCTTCGTCGGCGCGTCGTACCAGTCG from Aurantiacibacter spongiae carries:
- the acs gene encoding acetate--CoA ligase; the protein is MNDTVKHPPADAAARCSASEYDALYRRSIEEPDAFWLEQAKRLDWYDAPTKAGEWSFDPVEIAWFSDGTLNLCHNCVDRHLPDHADRPALIFEADDPQLPGRTLTYADLHREVVQMANALKAIGVTRGERVTIYMPMVIEGVLAMLACARIGAIHSVVFGGFSPESLANRIEACESRFVVTADEGLRGGKAIPLKANVDAALDLDGPRVEGVLVVRHTGGDVSMTDGRDSWYHDVRSEEAVACEVMDAEDPLFILYTSGSTGKPKGVLHTTGGYALWAATTFYYTFDYRPGEVFWCSADIGWVTGHTYVTYGPLLNAGTSVVFEGVPNYPDHGRFWDVVDRHGVNVFYTAPTAIRALMREGDGFVTSRDLSSLRLLGTVGEPINPEAWRWYHDVVGGGRCPVVDTWWQTETGGHMITTLPYAHDMKPGSAGRPFFSVAPQLVDNDGKPLEGAAEGNLCITASWPGQARTVYGDHERFEQAYFSTYPGKYFTGDGCRRDDDGYYWITGRVDDVINVSGHRMGTAEVESALVLHPKVAEAAVVGYPHDIKGQGIYCYVTLNAGEDGSDDLAVQLRQWVRKEIGPIATPDRIHFADGLPKTRSGKIMRRILRKIAEDDYGSLGDTSTLADPSLVDRLIEGRQNR